GGGCCTTTATTTATCTACCGTAATGTGATTAGGGCTCCACCGTAGTAGCTTCTACCATAGTGGGTCTTGTTCCATCGTAATGGGCTTTCATTTGTCTATTGTAGTGGGATTAGGGCTCCACTATAGTGGGCTTGCATTGTAGTGAGTCTTATTCCATTGCAGTGGGCCTTTGTTCGTCTACTATAGTGGGTTTAGGGCTTCCGCCATAGTAGGTCTAGTTCCATCGTAGTGGCTTTTGCCATAGTGGGCCTTTGTTCATTCACCATAGCGAGTTTAGGGCTCCACCATAGTGGGTCTTGTTCTGCTATAACAGGCCTTCATTCGTCCACCATAGTGGATTTAGGGCTCTATTGTAGCGGGTCTTATTTTGCCATAGTAGGCCTTCGTTCCTCCGTCGTAGTCAGATTAGGGCTCCACCATAGCGGGCCTTGTTCCGCCATAGCAGGTCTTGTTCTACCATAGTTCATTCATCCATCATAGTTGGTTTAGAGCTCTACCATAGTAGGCTTTTGTTGTAGCGGCTTCCACCATAGTGGGATTAGGGCTCCGCCATAGCGGGTCTTGTTCTGCCATAACAAGCCTTCGCTCATCCATTGTAGTGGGTTTAGGGCTCTATCATAGCGGGCTTCTACCATAGCAGGTCTTGTTCCACCATAACGACTTGTTCTGCCATAGTAGGTCTTGTTCCTACAAAAAACACCAATTTTTCTTTGAAGCCTATTGGGTTGCTGACCTCAACCTTCGGAAGGACTAGGTCTCTCACTCCAACTTGTCATGATTATATATGAAGGTTGTAGAGCTTAGCTACCGCTTTCTTATACCTCAAGGTTCGAAGGTGTGCCTTGGCCCTGAGTTCTCCAATCAGATCTAGCCTGACTCGAAGTCCCTCCTCGGATGTGGCTTTATCAAAATTCTCAACTCAAGGAGTCGGGAAGACGATCTCAAGCTGAAGGACCACCTTGGCACCATAAGCTAAGCCAAAAGGGGACTTGCCCGAGCTAATTTTGGGAGTGGTTCGAGATGCCCATAGTATACTCGGGAGCTCGTTGACCCAAGTGCCCTTCACCACCATCACCCTCTTTTTCAAGCCTTCCAATATGACTTAATTGGTGACTTTAGCCAGGCCATTGGTTTAAGGGTGGGCCATCAAGTTGAACCTTAGCTAAATCTCATAAGCTTAATAGAATTCCTTGAATTTTGAGTTGTTGAATTATGTTTCGTTGTCTATAATGAGGGCCTCTGGGATGTAAACCTGGTTATTATGTTCTTCCAACTAAATCCCTCCATCTACTTCTTCGAGATTGATTCTTAGGGCTCGATCTCTATCCACTTGGTGTAGTCTACTCCTATGATGAGGAATCTCCACTGGTCTAATGCAGGCAAAAAAGGGCTTAGGAGGTCTATCTCCCACTTGGTGAATGGCTAGGCATTATTGATGGGGCTCAATGGGACCACCAGTTGATGCTACACTCACATGTGCCTTTGGCATTCTTGGCACTTTTGCACATAGGCAACTTCATCCTTCAACATGGTAGGCCAATAATAGCCTTGCCAGAGAACTTTGAAGGCTAGGGTGCGCCCTCCTATGTGTTCCTTACATATTCCTTCATGTACTTCGGTTGGAACTCTCTCGACTTTGAGTGGCAATAGGTATCGAAGGAGCTGTTGGCTAAACACTTTTTAGTATAGCTAATTATTGAGGATGCAATACCAGGCTTGGGTACATCGAAGTCATTGTGCTGCAGTGGGCTCATTGGGCAATGTGTCATTATTCTTGTAACACAAAATTTTGTCCATTAAGCTTTCCTCGGGCTCCATAGTTGTAATGTCCCGAGCTTCGATTGTTCGGGCAAGGAGAACCTTGACCATTGGGTGGTTCTTACTTAGCTTCTAAGCATGCGAGCCTTCTCACAATTACGGTTGACGAGGGTTGATAGGTTGCTTGCGCAAGGGTAAAATAGGGGATGAGCCTTGCTGTCAGGAATTAATACACCCTGTGGTCGACTCGAGCGACCTCTTCGGAGATTGAGACGCACAAGGGCCGGAGGATCATGCTGTTGCTTATGGCTATAGGGGAGGGGTGCGGGTTCATGTCTGGTGCCTAGGTGGCAGCCCACAGTTGAGTGGGTCAGTAGAGTGATACTTACGTTTCTCCCTATCACTACGTTATCAACTAAGACCCATTAGTTTGAAGGCGTATCTATTGGTGATCTACTACCAAACACTGCCCATCCAATTAAACTCCTGTACCAAGTAGGAGTTCCAAAGGCAAGAAAGCTTAAAGCTTCAATAGAAGCTAAGTTGTAGCTTTGCCCAACCCCTAAGATAAAGTCTAACTTGAGAGCATGCAAACTTCCTTGCACGTTACAACCACTTCGCTTTCTTATTCGGAGTTATCGGCATTGAGGCAGTGGTCCAAATCACAAGTTTACGGCCCTGCAAGGACACAATTCGCAACTAATACCTTTACTCCCACCTCCTTATATTCCAGCATCTGCCACCCGGCCCTTTCCCTCCCAAACTACAGTAAGCTTACCACAGGCCACAGGAAGCGTCATGGGGAACTGTATTCCCTTCCCAACCACCAGAGACCTCTCTGTTTCAAGGAGGAGGAAATCTCTCCCAATCCAAACATCCTTTAAGCTTCCATCTCCGTTACCATCTTGGCCACCAGGTAATTAACCACACAGGAAACCTCATTTCTTCTTCCATCGCATGCTTAAGCTTTTGTTTCCTTGATGTTGGCTTCTAGGTGGGGAATTTGCCCAGGGGATAATAGATCTTGGAGGCCTGGAGGTGTGCCAAGTCTCCACGTTCACGCAAGTTTGGGCTACCCATGAAGGCGGCCAAGATGGCCTCGGTGCAACCTTCTTCAAACCTTCGACAGTCCCCATTGGCTTCTCGGTGCTGGGCTACTATGCCCAACCGAACAACCAGCCTCTGTTTGGCTGGGTTCTGGTCGGGAGAGACTCCGGCGACGGTGACACGCTCGCGCAGCCATCGGACTACACCCTTGTTTGGAGCAGCGAGTCATCTAACATCAATCAAGATGGTCGTGGCTACTTCTGGCTGCCGACGCCACCTGAAGGATACCATGCTGTCGGCCTTGTCGTCACGAACTCATCGGAGAAGCCTTCGGTCGAGGAAGTCAGATGCGTGAGGAGCGACCTGACCGACGAGCCTGAGAGCGATGCATACATATGGAGCACTGATGGATTCAGTGTGGATAGCTTAAGGCCCGCTACAAGGGGCATCAATGCCCTCGGTGTGTCGGTTGGAACATTCATAGCCCGAGCAAATGGAGCTGCGATTTCTGCAGCATTGTCTTGTTTGAAGAACAGGAAGGCCAACTTCTCTTCCATGCCGAACCTTCGTCAAGTGGAGGCCCTCATGCAAGCTTACTCACCATGGATTTACTTCCACCCGGATGAGATCTACTTCCCCTCATCTGTAAGCTGGTTCTTCGACAACGGTGCGCTGCTATACCAGAAAGGAAACCAGAATCCTACTCCTATAGACTCCGGTGGTTCGAACCTTCCCCAGGGAGACTCCAACGACGGCACCTACTGGATAGATCTTCCGGCCAATGACGGCCAGAAGAATAAGATCATGAAAGGAGACATTTCCAGCACGAAGTTGTACCTACACATCAAACCGATGCTCGGCGCGACCTTCACCGACGTCGTCATATGGATCTTCTATCCATTCAATGGGCCTGCAAAAGCCAAGGTGGGGCTGTTCAACGTATCACTGGGGAAGATAGGAGAGCATGTGGGTGACTGGGAGCACTTGACACTAAGGATAAGCAACTTCACCGGCGAGCTACGGAGGCTCTATTTTGCCGAGCACAGCTCAGGCACTTGGGTGGATGCTTCACAGCTCGATTTCCAGGGGGGGAACAAGCCCGTGGGGTATTCTTCATTGCATGGCCATGCTATGTACTCGAAGCCAGGCCTTGTCCTACAAGGGAATTCCAAACTGGGTATTGGCATCAGGAATGACACTGCGAAAGGTAACAGCATCGATAACGGGAGGAGCTTCGAGGTGGTGGCGGCGGAGTACATGGGGTCGGCGGTCACAGAGCCTGCATGGCTGAACTACATGAGGGAGTGGGGGCCGAAGATAAGCTATGACATCTCGAACGAGCTCAAGAAAGTGGAGAAGCTGCTTCCTGGGAAGTTCAGGTCCAGGTTGGAGAGCATCATCAATAGTCTTCCCGACGAAGTTCTTCGGGAAGAAGGGCCTACCGGCCCAAAGGAGAAGAGCAGTTGGGCAATGGATGAGAACTAAATACTTGGCTCCATTAATGTTGATGATTATAGCAGCATTACTGCTGCTTTCAATACTGCTCCATTAATGCTGCTTTAAATACTGAAAGATGCAATATTATGGATTGAAATAAACTAGCTTTGATGTTTTCAACTATTTCGAAATGCTATTTATATTCACTAAATAGAATTCACATTAATCAAATTTTCCtgtaaatttttttagattttctctAAATCTTATTAAGAGCATTCTGAATCGTATGCTTATTATAAGACTAAATTATCACGGAATCATTACTGACATGGCAATCTATTTACTTCTTGGATTAGTCCGAGATCGCAAACGATGCTTCATCAGCACGGTCAACTCCCGGGTTTCTGATAGGTCCTACTCCTCCCCTTCCACAGGCTTCACTCGAACTCTCTCAACAGATTGGCCACGACGAACAAGAAGTCCTATCCGTCTCACCACCCCGAACGGCATCATCTTGATCTCCCGGCCCACCGTTGTGCCCACCTCCTCGCCTTCTCCGCCCGCCAAGAACCTCTCTGGCCGTGCCCACAACTTCTCGTCCCACCCCATCTCCGCTACTGTGAAGTTGACCGAGGCGCCCCAGGGTACCAGGTAGCCGTTGATGCTCACGCCCTCCGATGCCGTATGCGGCAGGAGGAAATGGGCCGGAGGGTGCTGGCTCAGCCCCTTCATGATCACCGCCTTGAGGTACGGCATCCTATGCAGGTCATCGTCGCTGATCTCCGCCTGCGCTCCGCGACCTCCTCGATTTTGTCGAACAGCTTCCGCTGCAGGTGCTCCTCCATCACGAGGTGCGCCATGATCCATTTTAACGCGGTTGCTGTCGTGTTGGTGCCGGCAATTAGGAACTCGGAGCATAGGCTCATGAACTCCCCGTCGGTAAGCTCCCATCCTTCGCCCTCAGACAGGCATAGACCGAGAAGTGAATCTACGTAAGAAAAAAATGAAGTCGTCATCTTCTTCTTGATTCAGAGGGATAAAGAACTCCTATATGTGGCGTAAGGCTACGAGCCAATTTTTTCATAACAGGAGTTGTTGACATAGTCTTTCATCTATTTAATGTTTCAGATATTATATACCAATAATTGAAATCTACTCAAGTCTCATTTTAATTTGATTCTTTCGAACAACTCATTATCTCTCAATCAAATTGATCTTAGTTAGAGATTTGTTTGTGTAAGAATATATGATATTTCTCatatgataccgagagtgaatgatcctctattgacacctaATTAtcttcgtaaggttggttgtcatttctaatgaccaactatactaaaCCTGAGTTCCAAacttataaatctggtatca
This genomic stretch from Musa acuminata AAA Group cultivar baxijiao chromosome BXJ3-9, Cavendish_Baxijiao_AAA, whole genome shotgun sequence harbors:
- the LOC135649269 gene encoding hypothetical protein At1g04090-like; protein product: MGNCIPFPTTRDLSVSRRRKSLPIQTSFKLPSPLPSWPPGGEFAQGIIDLGGLEVCQVSTFTQVWATHEGGQDGLGATFFKPSTVPIGFSVLGYYAQPNNQPLFGWVLVGRDSGDGDTLAQPSDYTLVWSSESSNINQDGRGYFWLPTPPEGYHAVGLVVTNSSEKPSVEEVRCVRSDLTDEPESDAYIWSTDGFSVDSLRPATRGINALGVSVGTFIARANGAAISAALSCLKNRKANFSSMPNLRQVEALMQAYSPWIYFHPDEIYFPSSVSWFFDNGALLYQKGNQNPTPIDSGGSNLPQGDSNDGTYWIDLPANDGQKNKIMKGDISSTKLYLHIKPMLGATFTDVVIWIFYPFNGPAKAKVGLFNVSLGKIGEHVGDWEHLTLRISNFTGELRRLYFAEHSSGTWVDASQLDFQGGNKPVGYSSLHGHAMYSKPGLVLQGNSKLGIGIRNDTAKGNSIDNGRSFEVVAAEYMGSAVTEPAWLNYMREWGPKISYDISNELKKVEKLLPGKFRSRLESIINSLPDEVLREEGPTGPKEKSSWAMDEN